The genomic DNA CTTCAAACCTAAATTATTTACATCTAATAAGATAATCCCATTCCTAAAAACATCAATTATTTAAGGTTGATTAGAAAGCGACAATAGTTTCCAGAAAAAACATATCATAAATTGGATTAattattagtaattttttttgttaagaaAAAAAGGAGGAGGAAAGATGCTTTGGACACCAAAGAAGATGCCCCCCATATGATCTTTGTCGTTTCGCTGCACTTCACCATTAATGCATCTTGAATTTAGTAATATTTTACTTATCAAACTCCGTGAGGTAGATGCTTGAACCGGCCACCCACCAATTAACAATTCATCgcttttatcattttattattcaaaccTAAGCTTCTTATTTCGATCCAAAAGAAGGCTTAGGGTCAATACTGATGTTTATAGTACATAAGCTTTTTTTAATTACTAACCAATGTCCCGTTAGAATATAGCGTTTTCTCTAATTTTATTGAATAATCTATTGTGAATTTAGTCCAAACTCTTTTAAAAAAAGACaataaattataatttgaaattttattaaaataataaaatttattaagttttatttttaaacgaTTACAATTAAGATGATAATTATAGCAAAAATATTATCAATGCTTTAGTCTTGTAGAAATATTCAATCTagtattattatgaaatattttatcAATGAAATACAttgttatataaattttaagGATGAGTTTGTACACAAGGTTTGGACCTTGATGTAGTGCAACTAGACTTGAAACTCACTAAGTTATTAGGTAGTGCTACCAGGTTAATAGTTTGTTGTATTAATGCAATACTCgagttttaaatatgaaatgttacatgataattgtttatattatcttttaattatATAGTTAAGGGTTTAATTGTCAAAAGAATGAagcattaaatatttatttttgaaaagtaccccaattaaaatattaatcacaattgtatataaatatatttattttatgaatataTTTACTTgtacataaatataaataatgttaCCGAACAAACCAATGATGCAAGTGGTATTGCGTTCTTTTCTAGAAATTACCACTtgacttttttgacattttttcttAAAGACAAAGGAGGGGAAATAATTTTACAATATAAAACGTTTAAAATTATAGTAAATTTAAAAAACTGaatatataacttttaaagaaaataCGAGATATTTGTAGACACGCGAACATCTCCCTGTTGCTCCTCAAGTACCATTAAAAGATGACAAGCCGTTGACGGAGTTTTATAATAGTTGTCTTTCTCATCTGCGTTGTCAAAGAATTGTGGGAAACAATGGCAACCACAGCTGCTTCATCTTTTATCTCAGCAGTCACAAAGAGGTGGGAGTATTGACTCATTTTTTATTATCAATCTTAATCTGTAATCTTATTTGTTCTTTGGATGTTGTGCAGATTATCAGATGTTAATCTAACTTCTCCTTCGGTATCAAATTCTCATTTATATATGTTAATCTTTGTTCCTAGAGTTTAGATTTGATGGGTTTGGATTGGTAAAAAATGAAGCAGAAGCTCTTTGTTGTTTGCAATTCTGTAATAGCATAATGATGTTAAAGATCCCACTGTTCCACCTCCCCTCGTCCAATTACGTATTTTTCTGCActgttttgatatatttttttgTATTGAGGTTGTCAGGATTTAACTGTGATTACTGAAATTAACATCTTAAAATGAAAACTCAATGGTTGGTTTTTGAGTACAAATCTTAAGTTCCAGCTAGTATCTTCCCCCGGTTGCCAACCTGTAAGTAAATTAGTTGGGTGGGAGCTCATTTTGACCTGAGTCAAGGTTGTCGGATCCATCTTCTAGGTAAAAGAATGAGACCCTTGGGGAAGGACTAGCCTTCTCCAAAGGAGAAACGAGTTGTAAATACTGAAATTCATCTTTAGAAAATGAAAATACAGACTTAATCTTACTACTAACCATCACGTGCAGGCTGGAAGGGAAGGTAGCACTAATTACAGGAGGAGCTAGTGGTATTGGCCAATGCACTGCTAAAGTGTTTGCGCACCATGGAGCCAAAGTTGTGATTGCTgatatccaagatgatttgggcCATTCCGTTTGTGAGGACATAGGCTCTTCAAACTGTTCCTACGTGCATTGCAACGTCACTGATGAAGACCAAATAAAAAATGCTGTTGACAAAGCAGTCGCCACCCATGGCAAGCTAGACATAATGTTCAACAACGCCGGCATCGCTGATGCTGACAAGGCTCGCATAATCGACTATGATAAATCAGATTTCGATCGTGTTCTTAGTGTAAACGTAACTGGGGTTTTCCTAGGGATCAAGCACGCCGCTAGGGTGATGGTCCCTGCTCGAAGTGGTAGCATAATTTCGACTTCTAGCGTAAGCTCCACCGTTGGTGCTGCTGCAACACATGCGTATTGTGCCTCAAAGCATGCTGTGCTGGGACTCACCAGAAATGCTGCAGTTGAGCTAGGGCAATTTGGGATCCGAGTGAACTGCTTGTCTCCCTACGCTCTGGCAACGCCTTTAGCGACGGGATTCGTGGGGGTTAATGATGAGGAGCTGGAGAAAGCGATGAGTGCGTTGGCTAACCTAAAGGGTGTGTATCTTAAGGCCGAAGATGTAGCAAATGCAGCACTTTACCTAGCAAGTGAGGAGGGAAGATATGTGAGTGGGCATAATCTGTTCATAGATGGGGGCTTCACTGTTGTCAATCCGTCGTTCCGTATGTTCCAATACCCCGATGACTCGTAAGTACAAAATTTTGCTAAGCAAATTCTTACCCGTCTTGTTAATTAGCTTCCATTTAAAGTTATATGAATAAGAAGTTATTTAGGCAGCGTTTCTATTAGATATTGAAAGATCGAGGACAAAGAAAAGATGCATGTATTTCTTATTGGAATAGTTAAAGTTAATAACAAGGATCATTGTCAAtggaaaaaattattaaaataagaaaaagtgtaaattaatatatcatgaaTTAATGGGTTACCAATTCAGATAGAAAAAAGGTTAAatgattattatattattttgatgATGTTTTTATCTTTTATACTTTATAAAATGTAATTGATTAAGTTAATGTCACAAGGCAActtgatatttaatttttataatttgatttttaatattGAATTTTCTTTTCACCAACATGATAAATTTTGACTGCTATAAAAAAATGACAATACCATGATAAACAATTGGAGTGCATTTATTATTCTTAAGCAAGTATTTgcctttttaatttctttttactcAAAGCTTAaactattttttcctttttaatttcgtaaatattgcatattatttattgtatgttatttgtAAATCGATACCTATATTCTACATGGTGGTTTTAATCACATACGCATGTGATatgctttcttattttatttatttattttatgaattcaACATTAAATACTTTTTATGATTTTAGTAACATTAGTTTAATGTCACATGCGTTGCATGTGATTTTAAGTTtagcataaaataatatttttatttgaattattgaatataattaaaatatattaacttatcaattcaaaattataatagaaaattttcaaataatagtTAAAGTATTTTTAACTAATGTAGTTTTACTTTGTAATTTATGCAaagtaatattatttaaaataataactaattaatataattaactctaatattaattaagtgataattaatatgcttagagttctattcaaataataactctattttacatcaataaaattaGTACAACTTTTGTTTaggtcaaaatttttaaataataatgaaaaaaataattataattatcacaACCTTTTTCCCTATATTTTATGCTTAAAGTTCTATTCAAATAGTAACAAGTGGTTGGGTGCAATAGTAAGGAATAATGCATTCCCATAGAGAGGATCTAGGTTCAAACCTTGAAGATAACATTGTTGGGAGAGACAACCATGAATTGCGAACATGAACTGACAAATAGACatgaagaataaaaaaaaaaaacagttttttaattaataagtgtaaTTTAAATTCGAACTTCTATATATCATGGATTTGTAATATTTAAGAAAGTGAGTttgaaatattaaagtaaaaatatCTCAACACACATAAAAGTTAAAAGAAATAAACATGATAGAAACTAGAAAAcatatgtattttattaaataataataacagtgAAGAAAAGAAAGCGTAATGAGAGCGGTGGAAATGGGATTTGAAGAGATGAATCATAAAATGGAAAACTTGTGGTTTGTTAGAGAGTGAAATTGGGCTTAAAGTGATGTTTGAATGTTGGATAcaagaaattgaaattaaaatggaGTTAATTATAGCTTCacgttattatttattaatacttgATATTGGATTGCGTCTAGGTAATATTTGACAATGGAAGCTAAGAAGTCCAATTTCTTGAATGTGGTATTCAATTTTAAGAAAACTAGTTTACAAGTAAAcaattaactcaataaaataattcaatttgtGAATGATATTGAGATTCCATTAGTTGCTGAGTTGTTTTGTTAATCAATTTAGTTAGAGGTTGTGTTTTTAGTGTTTTTAATAATTGATTCTACTTTCttgatttcaaaaaataaaaaattaatactaaTTTAATTTAACTATCAGATACGAAACAATTTTGGTACAAATACTTTGATGGTTAGAGTTTAAGATCTGAATTGAAAtaccaattttttttattattacggTAGAAAGATGCCTGGATTTAGGAAGGatcattttaacaaaaaaattactggaaaaaaaaaaagaaaaattttaatgaataaggTTAAAAGCCTTCATAATGGTAGGATTGACAATGCTGAAACCTCCATCCAAAACAAGGTTGAGCCCACTCACATAATTCGCTTCATCACTAGCCAGGTATAACGCTGCATAAGCCAATCCCTCTGGCTTCAGAATTTCCCCTTTCAGATTGCCCATTGCTGTTAGCGATTGTTCCATGTTTCTCATCTCTGTTTCATTTGGTGCAATCATTGGAGTGGCAACTCCATATGGCGATATACAGTTCACTCTTATCCCATAATGCCCAAGCTCTGCTGCTAAGTTCTTAGTCAGTCCCAAAACTCCATGTTTTGACACTGCATAGGCATTGCCTGATGGCAGCCCCGCGATTGCAGTACAAGCACTAGCAGTAAAAAGTATGCATCCTTTGCGCTGAGGCGACATCACCCTGGCTGCATGTTTGGCTCCTAGGAGAGCACCCACAAGGTTTACCCCAATGACTTGGTCTATTTCTGACTTTGTCATATCCAAAATGGTGCTCAAGGTACGGTCCAGGATGCCTGCATTGTTATGCATTATGTCGAGTTTGCCGTGCTTGCTGATGGCGGTGTCCGTAAGGTTGCGGATATCATCTTCGTTCGTCACATCACAGTGAATGTAGCAAGCACTTTCGCCGAGCTTTTTGGCAAGGGCTTCTCCTTTTTTATCCTGGATATCAGCGATGACCACCTTGGCACCGTTCTCGTGGAAAAGGCATGCTGTGCTTGCTCCAATGCCGCTTGCCCCTCCTGTTATAATTGCCACTTTCCCTGCTAACCTGAAACGAAACCATTGTAAAAAGCAACAATATCAATAGCAAATGAAATCAATCGATTTTGGTATATGTCCCTTCTTCTACAGAAAGTCAAACTGAATGTCCTCGACACCAAAGGGACAGAAACAGAGTTGCATATGTGTACCAGCAGTTTGGGAAGAACTGAAACTAGAGATTGTGGGAGTACCTCTTAAGGGGTGATATCAAAGAAGCTACACTACTCATGTCTACTTAATAAGAAATCTGAAACCAAGCAGAGATACGAACAAATGATCGGCGGTTGGTTTTTGATTCATCGGGAGCTCCATATATAACACTAATCGAAGATAATGTTAAAGAATATCACCGCAATCTCTCTTTCTAGATATCTCTTCAACATTCTATCATCACTTAAGCTTATCATCAACCATGTTTATCCAAACGTTGCTGCAATATTAATAGTTGAAATGTTTATCCAAACATTTTTCTCTTCAACTTTCTATCATCATTTAAGCTTAAATTTGTTAgtataacattttaaaataaaaaaaatacttattTGATAGTCGATAATTACAAAATACGACAATATAATTAGcctgaatttaataaaaaattaacaatattaacaattaaattttaattttgaaatttaaaaagtaagagattaaattttaaaaataaaaatataagaactaaCCTACAATGGTATGATGTAGTAGTAAAATATATTACACCTCAAAAAAGATGCAAGTTTAAACCTTAGATACGACACTATTAGGAGAATAGTCACACAACCCGAACATAAATAGTAAAATGAatgtgaataaaataaaataaaatataagaattaaattctaaattttaactTATATTAAGAGTTACTAAAAGTAATTTAgactttgttttttttgttttttttttttttacttttaagtaTCAGTTGTTTATTTCGATTGAAATTGATAACAAAGTAAACATCTAAACATTGTTTATTTGGATTGAAGTGGTTGAAATTGATAGCAAAATAACCATCTAAATGAAGTTAAACTTTTAAGGTGGCTTTAAACTTGGGGTCATCTGATTTCGTAAAATTATTGTGTACTTGTATTTCTTTTTCTCGTATTCCCAAGTTTGTCTCTCATACTTGGTAGAATTTTAACGTAATTTATTCATTTTGCACTTGGCTAGGAACCAACAAACACCTTTTTTCCAATGTTGCCGACCCTTTTGGTTTCACTGTATGTTTGTTGTTTTGGACCTTTGGTTGTCCTTTGTAATTTGCTGATGCGTCCATGGTCTGCAGTCGATAAAATCTATATATTCATTCATCTTTAATACAATGTATATTATTTTATCAGTATCCAAGATTTTGACTTCACAAATGTTACTACCAAGTCACGTTTTCATCCCACTTATCTTCCGTTATTGTTATATAGAGAGCTCACGATGAATAAAAAACCAACCACCTCTCATTTGTCCCTATTCTCTGCTTGATTTCAGATTTCTTATCAAGAAGAGATGACCAATATAACTTCTTTGATTTCACCCCTTAAAAGGTATTAAAATTTTCCTACAAGCTCTAGTTACAGTTCTTACCAAATTGCTGGTATTTATATACAACTCTGTCGGTGTCCTTTTGGGGTCGAGGAGATTCAGTTGCTTTTCTGTAGAACAACAAAATCGATTATTTTCTCTTAAGCTTGTTGTTACATTATTTGTTGCTTTTTTACTATGGTTTCATTTCAGGTCA from Gossypium arboreum isolate Shixiya-1 chromosome 9, ASM2569848v2, whole genome shotgun sequence includes the following:
- the LOC108456320 gene encoding tropinone reductase-like 1 — its product is MSSVASLISPLKRLAGKVAIITGGASGIGASTACLFHENGAKVVIADIQDKKGEALAKKLGESACYIHCDVTNEDDIRNLTDTAISKHGKLDIMHNNAGILDRTLSTILDMTKSEIDQVIGVNLVGALLGAKHAARVMSPQRKGCILFTASACTAIAGLPSGNAYAVSKHGVLGLTKNLAAELGHYGIRVNCISPYGVATPMIAPNETEMRNMEQSLTAMGNLKGEILKPEGLAYAALYLASDEANYVSGLNLVLDGGFSIVNPTIMKAFNLIH
- the LOC108456274 gene encoding secoisolariciresinol dehydrogenase-like, giving the protein MATTAASSFISAVTKRLEGKVALITGGASGIGQCTAKVFAHHGAKVVIADIQDDLGHSVCEDIGSSNCSYVHCNVTDEDQIKNAVDKAVATHGKLDIMFNNAGIADADKARIIDYDKSDFDRVLSVNVTGVFLGIKHAARVMVPARSGSIISTSSVSSTVGAAATHAYCASKHAVLGLTRNAAVELGQFGIRVNCLSPYALATPLATGFVGVNDEELEKAMSALANLKGVYLKAEDVANAALYLASEEGRYVSGHNLFIDGGFTVVNPSFRMFQYPDDS